In the Nicotiana tabacum cultivar K326 chromosome 16, ASM71507v2, whole genome shotgun sequence genome, one interval contains:
- the LOC142170175 gene encoding uncharacterized protein LOC142170175, whose product MKDLANNHRSDRSFEVVDWVYLKLQPYRQVSVATRPFKKLAAKYYGPYPIDGKVRAVAYKLLLPADILIHHTFLVSQLKKYHEVPAVINHPPVFHLSSPYSPFPEDVLARRMVKKGNKVVVQVLVKWTDIDPAQSIWEYLLELQYIFLTFQS is encoded by the coding sequence ATGAAGGACTTAGCTAACAACCATAGGTCTGATAGAAGCTTTGAAGTAGTGGATTGGGTGTATCTCAAATTACAGCCTTACAGACAGGTTTCAGTTGCCACTAGGCCATTCAAAAAGTTAGCTGCCAAGTACTATGGCCCTTATCCTATTGATGGTAAGGTTCGAGCTGTTGCTTACAAGCTACTGCTACCTGCTGATATCTTGATCCATCACACCTTCCTTGTATCCCAACTAAAAAAGTACCATGAAGTTCCTGCTGTCATCAATCATCCTCCTGTATTTCACCTCTCTAGTCCCTACAGTCCATTTCCTGAAGATGTCCTAGCAAGAAGAATGGTGAAGAAGGGCAACAAAGTTGTCGTTCAAGTGCTAGTGAAATGGACAGATATTGATCCTGCTCAATCTATCTGGGAATATCTTTTAGAACTTCAATACATATTTCTTACATTTCAATCTTGA